The DNA sequence TACAATTTTTTTCGTGTATTCACTGATAAAAGGCCAGTTTTTTATAATCTGATAACTTTTCTCTTCATGGTCCGTAAAACTCCATTCATGAAACTCATAATCCTCTGCATCTTTTTTATAGGCAACAAAAGGCTTTCCGATATCATGCAAAAGTCCTGCAGCAAAAAACTTGAAATCTCCCGCTTTGAGGGCATAATATGTCACACGAAGCGTATGCAGCAAAACACCGTGCTGATGCCATTTGTTCTGTGTAAAAAAGAGCGAATCCAAAAAAGCATA is a window from the Sulfurimonas hydrogeniphila genome containing:
- a CDS encoding HD domain-containing protein, translating into MNTTNNKIFSYAFLDSLFFTQNKWHQHGVLLHTLRVTYYALKAGDFKFFAAGLLHDIGKPFVAYKKDAEDYEFHEWSFTDHEEKSYQIIKNWPFISEYTKKIVRYHYLIRDIKKSKKEDLPRYAQKKEIWDALDEDLQEDLQRFLHYDDLGKGKKRRD